The following coding sequences lie in one Primulina huaijiensis isolate GDHJ02 chromosome 2, ASM1229523v2, whole genome shotgun sequence genomic window:
- the LOC140965898 gene encoding uncharacterized protein isoform X1: MAYQHYRSPFGDTTFTKVFVGGLAWETHTEVMQSHFEQFGEILEAVIITDKHTGKSKGYGFVTFQDPESAQRACADPNPVIDGRRANCNIASLGRPRPSPPRGANQGGNLYPRVVGIAQGGSSSSYPPLPPPPPPPPPELQTPVIYPPYGYAPYPPDYGFNQVITMYNQPRIPQMSYYNQLYGASSSAIGNPYYYGYSVQAPRGSYPVPPAQRFQAPSYVYYPTLTQLEGPSSAYSALPTPLPLLQPPRLSFSSTTDSAARPQTSTETEAGGAATSTSSTA; this comes from the exons ATGGCGTATCAGCATTACCGGTCGCCATTCGGGGACACGACGTTTACGAAGGTGTTCGTTGGGGGGCTCGCCTGGGAAACCCACACGGAAGTAATGCAGAGTCATTTCGAGCAATTTGGTGAGATTCTTGAAGCTGTGATCATCACTGACAAGCATACTGGCAAATCCAAAGGCTACGGATTC GTGACATTTCAAGATCCCGAGTCAGCACAAAGAGCTTGTGCTGATCCGAATCCTGTAATCGATGGAAGAAGAGCTAACTGTAACATTGCTTCATTGGGCCGACCAAGACCTTCTCCACCTAGAG GCGCTAATCAAGGGGGAAATTTATATCCAAGAGTAGTTGGAATAGCACAAGGGGGGTCATCGTCATCCTATCCTCCGCtacctccaccaccacctcctccgCCGCCGGAACTGCAGACTCCGGTTATCTATCCGCCGTATGG GTATGCTCCTTACCCACCAGATTATGGTTTCAACCAGGTTATT ACAATGTATAACCAACCACGAATTCCACAAATGAGTTATTATAATCAGTTATATGGGGCTTCTTCATCAGCCATAGGTAATCCGTATTACTATGGATATTCTGTACAAGCACCAAGGGGATCATATCCTGTACCCCCGGCGCAACGTTTCCAAGCACCGTCTTATGTATACTATCCTACGCTGACGCAGCTGGAAGGCCCTTCTTCAGCTTATTCTGCACTACCTACTCCACTTCCTTTACTGCAACCCCCTAGGCTTTCATTCTCATCCACCACTG ATTCGGCAGCTCGTCCTCAAACATCGACGGAAACAGAAGCCGGCGGCGCCGCTACTTCGACAAGTTCGACTGCTTAA
- the LOC140965898 gene encoding uncharacterized protein isoform X2: MAYQHYRSPFGDTTFTKVFVGGLAWETHTEVMQSHFEQFGEILEAVIITDKHTGKSKGYGFVTFQDPESAQRACADPNPVIDGRRANCNIASLGRPRPSPPRGANQGGNLYPRVVGIAQGGSSSSYPPLPPPPPPPPPELQTPVIYPPYGYAPYPPDYGFNQTMYNQPRIPQMSYYNQLYGASSSAIGNPYYYGYSVQAPRGSYPVPPAQRFQAPSYVYYPTLTQLEGPSSAYSALPTPLPLLQPPRLSFSSTTDSAARPQTSTETEAGGAATSTSSTA; this comes from the exons ATGGCGTATCAGCATTACCGGTCGCCATTCGGGGACACGACGTTTACGAAGGTGTTCGTTGGGGGGCTCGCCTGGGAAACCCACACGGAAGTAATGCAGAGTCATTTCGAGCAATTTGGTGAGATTCTTGAAGCTGTGATCATCACTGACAAGCATACTGGCAAATCCAAAGGCTACGGATTC GTGACATTTCAAGATCCCGAGTCAGCACAAAGAGCTTGTGCTGATCCGAATCCTGTAATCGATGGAAGAAGAGCTAACTGTAACATTGCTTCATTGGGCCGACCAAGACCTTCTCCACCTAGAG GCGCTAATCAAGGGGGAAATTTATATCCAAGAGTAGTTGGAATAGCACAAGGGGGGTCATCGTCATCCTATCCTCCGCtacctccaccaccacctcctccgCCGCCGGAACTGCAGACTCCGGTTATCTATCCGCCGTATGG GTATGCTCCTTACCCACCAGATTATGGTTTCAACCAG ACAATGTATAACCAACCACGAATTCCACAAATGAGTTATTATAATCAGTTATATGGGGCTTCTTCATCAGCCATAGGTAATCCGTATTACTATGGATATTCTGTACAAGCACCAAGGGGATCATATCCTGTACCCCCGGCGCAACGTTTCCAAGCACCGTCTTATGTATACTATCCTACGCTGACGCAGCTGGAAGGCCCTTCTTCAGCTTATTCTGCACTACCTACTCCACTTCCTTTACTGCAACCCCCTAGGCTTTCATTCTCATCCACCACTG ATTCGGCAGCTCGTCCTCAAACATCGACGGAAACAGAAGCCGGCGGCGCCGCTACTTCGACAAGTTCGACTGCTTAA